A window of Eubacteriaceae bacterium ES3 contains these coding sequences:
- a CDS encoding ABC transporter permease, which translates to MNLLSFLTTVINTSTPILLAAMGILIMHLAGVINIGAEGMMLIGAFSGVVGSYLFGNVWLGMLFALGVSAVVGLLFAWLTVGIKANQVVVGIALNIIAEGLTTTLYRTLFGMKEGSMKVAGFTEIGGGFTLPVYLTILAVILLSLFLYKTRPGLRVRATGEYPAAIDSVGLSVEKIRYLSTIGGSMFIGAGGAYLSLGLLSFFTENMVSGRGFIALAAVIFGRYTPVGALLAVLLFGAGEAMQFRIQSFGSDIPTQLLLMIPYVLTIVMVSVFGQKSGDPCALGVPFSKGK; encoded by the coding sequence GTGAATCTATTAAGTTTCCTGACAACTGTAATAAATACATCAACGCCGATTCTTCTGGCGGCAATGGGGATTCTGATCATGCACCTGGCCGGTGTGATAAATATCGGAGCGGAAGGGATGATGCTGATTGGTGCCTTTTCCGGTGTGGTCGGGTCCTATCTGTTTGGCAATGTGTGGCTGGGAATGCTCTTTGCTCTGGGTGTCAGCGCAGTGGTCGGCCTGCTCTTTGCCTGGCTGACGGTGGGAATCAAAGCCAATCAGGTGGTGGTGGGGATTGCCCTGAATATCATTGCTGAAGGCCTGACGACGACCCTCTACCGGACCCTGTTTGGGATGAAGGAAGGGTCGATGAAGGTGGCAGGATTTACAGAGATTGGCGGCGGTTTTACCCTGCCGGTGTACCTGACGATTCTGGCGGTTATCCTGCTGAGTCTGTTTCTGTACAAGACCAGACCGGGGCTGAGAGTCAGAGCAACCGGTGAATATCCGGCGGCGATTGATTCTGTGGGTCTCAGTGTTGAAAAAATCCGATACCTGAGTACCATTGGCGGCTCGATGTTTATTGGAGCGGGCGGCGCCTATCTGTCACTGGGTCTGTTGTCTTTTTTCACCGAAAATATGGTCAGCGGCCGTGGCTTTATTGCCCTGGCGGCGGTTATTTTCGGCAGATACACCCCTGTGGGTGCTTTGCTGGCGGTCCTGCTCTTTGGTGCGGGAGAGGCCATGCAGTTCAGGATTCAGTCCTTTGGCAGTGACATACCAACCCAGCTGCTTTTAATGATTCCCTATGTGCTGACCATTGTCATGGTTTCGGTCTTTGGCCAGAAATCAGGCGATCCCTGTGCCCTGGGAGTACCATTTAGCAAGGGTAAATAA
- a CDS encoding amidohydrolase family protein, with amino-acid sequence MRMIMDAKWLLATDGLKKNWSILIEDGIIMGIGPTRDFEKEPCDERLQFEDRMLMPGFVNGHNHMYGFLSHGIHVASIVEDFSDFLEDYWWPYIENRVDHAEVTATTKMACLEMIESGVTSFVDVLEAPMAKPGVLELEKSIIEASGLRGRLSIEACERISAENGIGWLEENLRFIEKASETQGLVDGIMSIHTLFTCSDEFVIRAKEMAKSIGTTIHMHLSESDYEPEWCLKNRNEKPVDIYEGHNYLDESVLASQVVQVSDQELDILAKRQVRAVSMPLSNCEVGGGFAPLTKMLERGMTVGLGTDGYINNFFEVMRGAFLMHKANQKNPQVMSAETVYKMATEMGAEAIGKPQAGKLAPGAYADIISVSLDLPTPITDHNVYEQIVLFMNPQNVMDVMVDGKWLKRNGKLLTINAVEVKEEMRSAAQGFWSVNTEE; translated from the coding sequence ATGCGAATGATAATGGATGCCAAGTGGTTACTGGCCACAGACGGTTTGAAAAAAAATTGGAGCATTTTGATTGAAGACGGGATCATTATGGGTATAGGACCTACAAGAGACTTTGAAAAAGAGCCTTGTGATGAGCGGCTTCAATTCGAAGACAGGATGCTGATGCCAGGATTTGTTAACGGCCACAACCATATGTATGGATTTCTGTCTCATGGCATCCATGTGGCATCGATTGTTGAGGATTTTAGCGATTTTCTTGAAGATTACTGGTGGCCATATATTGAAAATCGTGTGGATCATGCTGAGGTGACTGCTACGACTAAAATGGCCTGTCTTGAGATGATTGAAAGCGGTGTTACTTCATTTGTTGATGTACTGGAAGCACCCATGGCCAAACCGGGGGTTCTGGAACTTGAAAAAAGTATCATTGAAGCCAGTGGATTGCGTGGACGCCTTTCTATTGAAGCCTGTGAAAGAATCAGTGCTGAGAATGGAATTGGCTGGCTGGAAGAAAACCTGCGATTTATTGAAAAGGCCAGTGAAACTCAAGGGCTCGTAGATGGTATTATGAGCATCCATACCCTTTTCACCTGTTCCGACGAATTTGTGATTAGGGCCAAAGAAATGGCCAAAAGTATTGGCACTACGATTCATATGCATTTGAGCGAAAGCGATTATGAACCGGAATGGTGTCTTAAAAACCGAAATGAGAAGCCGGTTGACATTTATGAGGGCCATAATTATCTGGATGAATCGGTTCTGGCCTCCCAGGTGGTACAGGTCTCAGACCAAGAGCTGGATATACTGGCCAAACGACAAGTCAGGGCTGTATCCATGCCGCTTTCCAATTGTGAAGTGGGCGGAGGGTTTGCCCCTTTAACGAAAATGCTGGAACGTGGTATGACCGTCGGTCTGGGAACCGATGGCTACATCAACAACTTCTTTGAAGTGATGCGTGGGGCCTTTCTGATGCACAAAGCCAACCAGAAGAACCCCCAGGTCATGTCTGCTGAGACTGTCTATAAGATGGCGACAGAAATGGGGGCAGAAGCGATTGGAAAACCTCAAGCCGGTAAATTGGCTCCAGGGGCTTATGCAGATATCATCAGTGTTTCACTTGATCTGCCAACGCCAATCACTGATCACAATGTTTATGAGCAGATTGTCCTCTTTATGAATCCCCAAAATGTCATGGACGTTATGGTGGATGGCAAATGGCTTAAACGCAATGGCAAACTGCTGACGATAAATGCGGTGGAAGTAAAAGAAGAAATGCGATCGGCGGCACAGGGCTTCTGGTCTGTAAATACGGAGGAATAG
- the hydA gene encoding dihydropyrimidinase, with protein MLIKNARIVTEENIFSGDLRIIGELITEIESELKLLPEEKVIDADGMVLMPGGVDVHTHFDMPWSGGTTSDDFYRGTRAALAGGTTTVIDFTEPSQGQSLQAALDTWHHKARGKAWCDYGFHMTLIEWHERMPEEMVKMKEQGVTSFKIYMTNLEGMGDTGTIRELLKTSGELGTLVSCHCERGEIIEGLEDQMADKGLLTPAYYPASRPENAEVEAIDSFISLAAQVQAPIYIVHLSSAAGLDAILEGRKNFSDIYAETCPQYLLLDEKRYQLEAQEAAKFMISPPLRKKEDQEKLWQGLFEGVIQNIATDHCSFNLHSQKDEDLTDFRNIPKGMPSVENRMVLSIHHGLERGMDLIQLSQVLSGNPAKIFGMYPQKGCLAVGSDADLILVRLDKETLISKDSQHQEVDYTPYENWKTNCSVEHVFLRGRQVVEDGLLLDEMQDKLVIPEGRFIKRRSFK; from the coding sequence ATGTTAATCAAGAATGCTAGAATCGTTACAGAAGAAAATATTTTTAGTGGTGATCTGAGAATAATTGGAGAGCTTATTACAGAAATTGAATCTGAGCTTAAGCTTTTACCTGAAGAAAAAGTCATTGATGCAGATGGCATGGTTTTGATGCCGGGTGGTGTTGATGTCCATACGCATTTTGATATGCCCTGGTCTGGAGGAACCACCTCAGATGACTTTTATCGCGGTACCAGAGCAGCCCTTGCTGGTGGAACAACGACAGTGATTGATTTTACCGAGCCGAGTCAGGGCCAGTCTCTTCAAGCAGCTCTTGATACCTGGCATCATAAGGCCAGGGGGAAAGCCTGGTGTGATTATGGATTCCATATGACCCTCATCGAATGGCATGAGCGGATGCCAGAAGAAATGGTTAAAATGAAAGAACAAGGCGTCACTTCCTTTAAAATCTATATGACCAACCTGGAAGGCATGGGCGATACCGGGACAATTAGGGAACTCCTGAAGACATCAGGCGAATTAGGGACCCTGGTCAGTTGTCACTGTGAGCGTGGTGAGATAATTGAAGGACTTGAGGACCAGATGGCAGATAAAGGGTTGTTAACACCTGCATATTACCCGGCATCAAGACCGGAAAACGCAGAAGTAGAAGCAATTGACAGCTTTATTTCTTTGGCGGCTCAAGTTCAGGCACCAATCTATATTGTCCACCTGAGCTCGGCTGCCGGACTGGATGCGATTCTTGAAGGGCGAAAAAACTTTTCTGATATTTACGCTGAAACCTGTCCCCAGTATTTACTTTTGGATGAGAAGCGATACCAGTTGGAAGCTCAAGAAGCGGCTAAATTCATGATAAGTCCGCCTCTTCGTAAAAAGGAAGACCAGGAAAAGCTGTGGCAGGGTCTATTTGAAGGAGTAATACAGAATATTGCCACCGATCACTGCTCTTTTAATCTGCATAGTCAGAAGGATGAAGACTTGACGGATTTCAGAAATATTCCCAAAGGGATGCCATCTGTTGAAAACCGAATGGTCTTATCTATCCATCATGGTTTGGAAAGAGGGATGGATCTGATCCAATTGTCCCAGGTTTTATCGGGAAATCCGGCAAAAATCTTTGGCATGTACCCGCAAAAAGGGTGTCTTGCCGTGGGCAGTGATGCTGATCTGATCCTTGTGCGACTGGATAAGGAAACGCTCATTTCAAAGGATAGTCAACATCAGGAGGTCGATTACACACCATATGAAAACTGGAAAACAAATTGCAGCGTTGAGCACGTTTTTTTAAGGGGCAGACAGGTGGTTGAGGATGGCCTGCTATTGGATGAGATGCAGGACAAGCTAGTCATACCCGAGGGTCGGTTTATCAAAAGAAGATCTTTTAAGTGA
- a CDS encoding 4Fe-4S binding protein produces MFDKNRLEGAAIDIEFCGKRLQSPFILSSGPLSYAAEGIIKAHQAGFGAVVTKTIRLEAAENPTNHMSRIGNTSLINSEKWADIDRLQWYEKEIPESVAAGATLIASVGHTPEEAKAIVRDAELAGAHMIELVSYTKDTMLPMLEYTKNHVDIPVICKLSGNWPDVVEIGSECLERGADGICAIDSIGPALKIDVTTGRPAMMTPGGYGYLTGEAIRPIALRINADIAKKHPELKNLYATGGIMKVDDAIEYLMAGAYGLGLCTVGILKGVETVEQMCYDLSKRLKSLGYDSVDKAHRVALEHMVSEEIMTPFTFSFNAYCENGKAHCVDCGKCVTVCCYDAREIDFPEMKFDEQKCRQCGLCVDVCPTGALTGKIG; encoded by the coding sequence ATGTTTGATAAGAACCGATTAGAAGGTGCGGCAATCGATATTGAATTCTGTGGAAAAAGGCTGCAAAGCCCCTTTATCCTTTCATCAGGTCCGCTGTCTTATGCGGCGGAAGGGATTATCAAGGCCCATCAGGCAGGGTTTGGTGCAGTGGTCACAAAGACCATCAGGCTTGAAGCGGCTGAAAACCCGACCAACCATATGAGTCGAATTGGTAATACCAGTCTGATTAACAGCGAGAAATGGGCGGATATTGATCGGCTTCAATGGTATGAGAAGGAGATTCCTGAATCGGTAGCAGCAGGTGCGACTTTAATTGCCAGTGTGGGCCACACGCCGGAAGAAGCCAAAGCCATCGTCAGAGATGCCGAACTGGCAGGAGCCCATATGATTGAGCTGGTTTCCTATACGAAAGACACCATGCTTCCGATGCTGGAGTACACTAAAAATCATGTCGATATTCCGGTTATCTGTAAACTCAGTGGCAACTGGCCGGATGTGGTTGAGATTGGCAGTGAATGCCTTGAACGGGGTGCTGATGGTATCTGTGCCATTGACTCTATCGGCCCGGCCCTGAAGATTGATGTCACTACCGGTCGTCCAGCGATGATGACGCCTGGCGGCTACGGCTATCTCACCGGAGAAGCGATTAGGCCAATCGCACTAAGGATAAATGCTGATATTGCGAAAAAGCATCCAGAGCTAAAAAACTTGTATGCCACCGGCGGTATTATGAAAGTGGATGACGCCATCGAATACCTGATGGCCGGTGCTTACGGCTTGGGTCTTTGTACGGTTGGGATTCTTAAAGGTGTCGAAACAGTGGAACAAATGTGCTATGACCTGTCCAAACGACTAAAATCGCTGGGCTATGACTCTGTTGACAAGGCTCATCGCGTGGCTCTGGAGCACATGGTTTCTGAGGAAATCATGACTCCCTTCACATTTTCTTTCAATGCTTATTGTGAGAATGGCAAAGCCCATTGTGTCGATTGTGGAAAGTGTGTGACAGTCTGTTGCTATGATGCTCGAGAGATTGATTTTCCGGAGATGAAGTTTGACGAGCAAAAGTGTCGACAATGCGGTCTTTGTGTGGATGTGTGTCCCACTGGTGCGCTAACTGGAAAAATTGGGTGA